In Mycobacterium sp. JS623, one genomic interval encodes:
- a CDS encoding aromatic ring-hydroxylating oxygenase subunit alpha, which translates to MSTPTTTSVADDVEIVHRILAHIDAGTTDVGDAWREPVENYLNPHRFTAELETLRSYPSVFLPSAAIPNPGDHAERTTFGIPLFTVRDRDGRARVFRNSCRHRGMALVEGPGCAHALVCRYHGWTYRLDGSLSHVPHDEAFPDLDMSARGLVEVDSREVDGLIVIGPLGSPAPGAEAAMTALTDGRPWRDKLLPASRLFTVRPALRQMNWKVLVEQFLEGYHIRTTHKNTFYPIQYDDLNVVETFGPNTRITFPYQNIERLRDRPEATWNVGHRVTYVYHLFPNVMVATFPNQVLVITIDPIDIDHTNVTIYAMVTPEVTERLSANPDSATGARDLLNEGGIEDNEMSEGVQKGLYAGANDFVEFGTHESAIGRFHYNLDQRLACIR; encoded by the coding sequence ATGAGCACTCCGACAACGACGTCGGTCGCCGACGATGTGGAGATCGTTCACCGCATCCTGGCGCACATCGACGCCGGCACCACCGATGTAGGCGACGCCTGGCGGGAGCCCGTCGAAAATTATTTGAATCCACACAGATTCACCGCTGAGCTGGAAACCCTGCGCTCGTATCCGAGCGTGTTCCTGCCGTCCGCGGCGATCCCCAACCCCGGCGACCACGCCGAGCGAACCACCTTCGGCATTCCGCTGTTTACTGTGCGCGATCGCGACGGGCGGGCCCGCGTGTTCCGCAACTCGTGCCGACACCGCGGGATGGCCCTGGTCGAAGGACCGGGTTGTGCGCACGCGTTGGTGTGCCGCTACCACGGCTGGACCTACCGACTCGACGGCTCGCTCTCACACGTCCCACACGACGAGGCCTTCCCTGATCTCGACATGTCCGCCCGTGGGCTGGTCGAGGTCGACAGCCGCGAGGTAGATGGCCTCATCGTGATCGGCCCGCTCGGGTCACCGGCGCCGGGGGCCGAAGCGGCGATGACCGCGCTGACGGACGGCAGGCCGTGGCGCGACAAGCTGCTGCCCGCAAGCCGGCTGTTCACCGTGAGGCCGGCTCTGCGCCAGATGAACTGGAAGGTGCTGGTCGAACAGTTCCTCGAGGGCTACCACATCCGCACCACCCACAAGAACACCTTCTACCCCATCCAATACGACGACCTCAACGTCGTCGAGACGTTCGGGCCAAACACCCGAATCACGTTCCCGTACCAGAACATTGAACGACTCCGCGACCGCCCCGAAGCCACCTGGAACGTCGGGCATCGAGTGACGTACGTGTACCACCTGTTCCCGAACGTCATGGTCGCGACCTTTCCCAACCAGGTGCTGGTGATAACCATCGATCCGATCGACATCGACCACACGAACGTCACGATCTACGCCATGGTCACACCCGAGGTCACCGAGCGCCTGTCCGCCAACCCCGATTCCGCTACCGGCGCCCGCGATCTGCTGAACGAAGGTGGGATCGAAGACAACGAGATGTCGGAGGGTGTGCAGAAGGGCCTGTACGCGGGCGCCAATGATTTCGTCGAGTTCGGTACGCACGAGAGTGCCATCGGGCGCTTCCACTACAACCTCGACCAAAGGCTGGCATGCATTCGATGA
- a CDS encoding enoyl-CoA hydratase/isomerase family protein, translating into MTDYEHLTYEQRGPVTVITINRPERMNAIGPQTHEELVDAWGRFRDDDIALVGVLTGAGDKAFCAGGDLKAAFGGELDLDGSPDDGVLGPSRWTDIYKPTIAAVNGVAYAGGLEWACWTDVAIADEHATFGVTCRRWNIGLADGGTQRLTRILGYRRAIELIVTGRVIDAREAERIGLVNEVVPNGTCLQRAIELAQTIAALPQPALRTDLEAARTGLGRPLDDGLRIEAECFSRSIAASETLEGLRQFNERDHPDRRADSAPLTPGLARSL; encoded by the coding sequence ATGACAGACTACGAGCACCTGACCTACGAGCAGCGCGGGCCGGTCACGGTCATCACAATCAATCGACCAGAGCGGATGAATGCCATTGGGCCGCAGACACATGAGGAGCTGGTAGACGCGTGGGGCCGATTCCGTGACGACGATATCGCCCTTGTCGGCGTCCTCACCGGCGCGGGCGACAAGGCGTTCTGCGCGGGCGGCGACCTGAAGGCAGCGTTCGGCGGGGAACTCGACCTCGACGGCAGTCCCGACGACGGCGTGCTCGGGCCGTCGCGATGGACCGACATCTACAAGCCCACCATCGCCGCGGTCAACGGCGTCGCGTACGCAGGCGGCTTGGAGTGGGCGTGCTGGACCGACGTGGCGATCGCCGACGAACACGCCACCTTCGGAGTCACGTGCCGACGCTGGAACATCGGGCTGGCCGACGGTGGCACACAACGACTTACCCGCATCCTCGGATACCGCCGAGCGATCGAATTGATCGTCACCGGGCGGGTGATCGACGCCCGCGAAGCCGAACGGATCGGGCTCGTCAACGAAGTTGTGCCGAACGGGACGTGCCTGCAGCGGGCGATCGAACTGGCGCAGACCATCGCGGCACTCCCCCAGCCTGCGCTGCGCACTGACCTCGAAGCGGCGCGCACCGGACTGGGCCGACCGCTCGACGACGGGTTGCGCATCGAGGCGGAATGCTTCAGCCGGTCGATCGCCGCATCCGAAACCCTCGAAGGGCTACGCCAATTCAACGAACGCGACCACCCGGACCGTCGCGCCGACAGCGCCCCGCTGACGCCAGGGCTGGCCCGCTCGCTCTGA
- a CDS encoding three-helix bundle dimerization domain-containing protein codes for MVIELSEQTVIEQLVVRLTHRYPTISASTVADVVRDVHARFEGRPLRDFIPLLVERHAKSELDRLRAPAR; via the coding sequence GTGGTGATCGAGTTGAGCGAGCAGACGGTCATTGAGCAGTTGGTCGTGCGCCTGACGCATCGGTATCCCACGATTTCGGCGTCGACCGTAGCGGACGTGGTCCGTGATGTGCATGCCCGATTCGAGGGCAGGCCACTGCGCGACTTCATCCCGTTGTTGGTAGAGCGCCACGCCAAAAGCGAACTGGACCGACTCCGCGCGCCAGCTCGCTAG
- a CDS encoding VOC family protein, whose translation MSIRGAPGFRLWRPRLRLGAQLVNAPGSWNFSDLHTGDAPPGFADAIAWVAPLANGQDHWHVRFTVASRDESAASAERHGAVVLSSDDTERTKTALIRDPQGAELTLSQFTPPAN comes from the coding sequence GTGTCGATCCGCGGGGCGCCCGGCTTCCGGCTGTGGCGGCCCCGGCTTCGGCTGGGAGCCCAACTCGTCAACGCACCCGGCAGCTGGAACTTCAGCGATCTGCACACCGGAGACGCGCCGCCCGGCTTCGCCGACGCCATCGCCTGGGTCGCGCCGTTGGCCAATGGCCAGGATCACTGGCATGTCCGTTTCACGGTCGCATCACGCGACGAGTCTGCGGCGAGCGCTGAAAGGCATGGCGCCGTAGTGCTTTCGTCGGATGACACCGAACGGACCAAGACCGCGCTGATCCGCGATCCACAGGGTGCGGAGCTGACGCTGAGCCAGTTCACCCCACCAGCCAACTAG
- a CDS encoding DUF4383 domain-containing protein, which translates to MTTTTPKYMAVQGAALLVAAAFVVIGVLGFIPGVTPDGKLFGVFAISGLHNVLHLLSGFVGFALARTYAASRAYFLGGGLVYLALWLHGWLMGSRLLPINGADNWLHFGLGFGMMLLGVTLAGQRDPTKRRRRSPKSAPEL; encoded by the coding sequence ATGACCACGACGACCCCCAAGTACATGGCTGTGCAGGGCGCAGCGCTGCTCGTCGCCGCGGCATTCGTCGTAATCGGCGTGCTGGGTTTCATCCCGGGCGTGACGCCGGACGGCAAACTTTTCGGGGTGTTTGCGATCTCCGGACTGCACAACGTGCTGCATTTGCTGTCGGGTTTCGTCGGCTTCGCACTGGCCCGCACCTATGCCGCGTCGAGGGCCTACTTCCTCGGCGGAGGTCTGGTCTACCTGGCACTGTGGCTGCACGGATGGCTCATGGGCAGCCGCCTACTGCCGATCAACGGCGCTGACAACTGGCTGCACTTCGGCCTCGGCTTCGGGATGATGCTTCTGGGCGTCACGCTCGCCGGCCAGCGCGACCCGACGAAAAGACGCAGGCGTTCGCCGAAATCTGCACCAGAGCTGTAA
- a CDS encoding Ppx/GppA phosphatase family protein, with the protein MSRVAAVDCGTNSIRLLIADKVDGRLRDVHREMRIVRLGQGVDATGQFAPEALARTKAALADYAELMYEFEVSKVRMVATSAARDVANREEFFGMTAEVLGAVVPGAVAEVITGTEEAALSFHGAVDELDPASAPFVVVDLGGGSTEVVLGSREVDASYSADIGCVRLTERCLHSDPPTATEIAAAREVVREGLGQALRVVPVEGARTWVGVAGTMTTLSALAQKMTTYDSEAIHLSTVGFDDLLPVCDELIAMTRAQRAALGPMHEGRVDVIGGGAIIVEELADALGKRAGIDELVVSEHDILDGIALSIA; encoded by the coding sequence ATGAGCAGAGTAGCCGCGGTCGACTGCGGCACCAACTCGATCCGGCTGTTGATCGCCGACAAGGTCGACGGCCGGTTGCGCGACGTGCATCGCGAGATGCGGATCGTCCGATTGGGCCAAGGCGTCGATGCCACAGGACAATTCGCGCCTGAGGCGCTGGCTCGTACCAAGGCGGCGTTGGCCGATTACGCCGAGCTGATGTACGAATTCGAGGTGTCCAAGGTGCGGATGGTGGCGACGTCGGCAGCCCGCGACGTTGCCAACCGCGAGGAGTTCTTCGGAATGACAGCCGAGGTGCTAGGTGCGGTGGTGCCCGGCGCGGTCGCCGAAGTGATCACCGGCACCGAAGAGGCGGCGCTGTCGTTCCACGGCGCAGTCGACGAATTAGACCCCGCCTCAGCACCTTTCGTCGTTGTCGACCTTGGCGGCGGGTCCACCGAGGTGGTGCTTGGCTCACGCGAGGTCGACGCGAGCTACTCCGCCGACATCGGCTGCGTGCGACTGACCGAGCGCTGCCTACACTCCGACCCGCCGACGGCCACGGAGATCGCGGCCGCGCGCGAGGTAGTGCGCGAGGGGCTGGGCCAGGCGCTGCGCGTGGTGCCCGTCGAGGGGGCGCGGACGTGGGTCGGAGTCGCGGGCACCATGACGACGCTGTCGGCGCTGGCGCAGAAGATGACGACCTACGACTCAGAGGCCATCCACTTGTCCACGGTGGGCTTCGACGACCTATTGCCGGTGTGCGACGAATTGATCGCGATGACACGCGCGCAGCGAGCTGCCCTGGGGCCGATGCATGAAGGCCGCGTCGACGTGATCGGTGGTGGCGCAATCATTGTGGAGGAGCTTGCGGACGCGCTCGGCAAGCGGGCCGGCATCGACGAGCTGGTGGTCAGCGAGCACGACATCCTCGACGGCATCGCGCTGTCGATCGCTTAG
- a CDS encoding DUF501 domain-containing protein codes for MVDAADLEAVARQLGREPRGVLEIAYRCPNGQPGVVKTAPRLPDGTPFPTLYYLTHPALTAAASRLESEGMMREMTERLQQDPELAAAYRRAHESYLAERDAIEPLGTTFSGGGMPERVKCLHVVIAHSLAKGPGVNPFGDQALAVLAAESAMAGILEKGRWT; via the coding sequence GTGGTTGACGCAGCGGATCTCGAGGCCGTCGCGCGGCAACTGGGCCGCGAGCCCCGCGGTGTGCTCGAGATCGCCTACCGTTGCCCGAACGGCCAGCCGGGCGTCGTCAAGACCGCGCCGAGACTGCCTGACGGAACGCCGTTTCCGACGCTGTACTACCTGACGCATCCGGCATTGACGGCCGCGGCCAGCCGGTTGGAGTCCGAGGGGATGATGCGGGAGATGACCGAACGGCTGCAGCAGGATCCGGAGCTGGCCGCCGCGTATCGCAGGGCGCACGAGTCGTATCTGGCGGAGCGTGATGCGATCGAGCCGCTCGGTACGACGTTTTCCGGCGGCGGCATGCCGGAGCGGGTCAAGTGCTTGCATGTAGTGATCGCGCACTCGCTGGCCAAGGGTCCGGGGGTGAATCCGTTTGGCGACCAGGCACTCGCGGTGTTGGCGGCCGAGTCTGCGATGGCGGGCATCCTGGAGAAGGGTCGGTGGACATGA
- a CDS encoding FtsB family cell division protein, which translates to MPEAKRPDPKRRSPAGRPKGAAPARRKPRPVDKGSAPNASTPQPEPKETIRESIVASAEQQSEQRFGSAARRAAILAAVICVLTLTIAGPVRTYFGQRTEMKQLKATEAQLRSQIADLEEQKVKLADPVFIAAQARERLGFVMPGDIPYQVQLPANAAVPGTPGSEPATKHSDQPWYTALWHTIADAPHGVSPAPAPPPDAPPPGG; encoded by the coding sequence GTGCCCGAGGCGAAACGGCCCGACCCCAAGCGACGGTCCCCTGCGGGCCGTCCGAAGGGGGCGGCGCCCGCCCGCCGCAAGCCACGTCCGGTTGACAAGGGCTCGGCACCGAACGCTTCGACGCCACAGCCGGAGCCGAAAGAGACCATCCGAGAGTCGATCGTCGCGTCGGCGGAACAGCAGTCCGAGCAGCGATTCGGCTCGGCGGCTCGGCGCGCAGCGATTCTCGCCGCGGTCATCTGCGTGCTGACCCTGACCATCGCGGGTCCGGTGCGCACGTACTTCGGTCAGCGCACCGAGATGAAGCAGTTGAAGGCGACCGAGGCCCAATTACGTTCGCAGATCGCCGATCTCGAGGAGCAGAAGGTCAAGCTTGCCGATCCGGTGTTCATTGCGGCGCAAGCCCGCGAACGGCTCGGCTTCGTGATGCCCGGCGACATTCCGTATCAGGTGCAGCTGCCTGCAAATGCCGCCGTGCCGGGGACTCCGGGCAGCGAGCCCGCGACGAAGCACAGCGACCAGCCTTGGTACACCGCGCTGTGGCACACCATTGCCGATGCGCCGCATGGCGTTTCGCCTGCACCAGCCCCGCCGCCCGATGCCCCACCTCCCGGTGGTTGA
- the eno gene encoding phosphopyruvate hydratase encodes MPIIEQVGAREILDSRGNPTVEVEVALLDGTFARAAVPSGASTGEHEAVELRDGGSRYGGKGVEKAVNAVLDEIAPAVIGLSADDQRLVDQALVDLDGTPDKSRVGANAMLGVSLAVAKAAAESAGLPLFRYVGGPNAHILPVPMMNILNGGAHADTGVDVQEFMVAPIGAPSFKESLRWGAEVYHSLKSVLKKQGLATGLGDEGGFAPDVAGTKAALDLILSAIEATGLKPGPEVALALDVAATEFFTAGTGYSFEKETRTAEQMSDFYAGLIDSYPLVSIEDPLSEDDWDGWVALTTAIGDRVQLVGDDLFVTNPERLEDGIEKGAANALLVKVNQIGTLTETLDAVALAHSSGYRTMMSHRSGETEDTTIADLAVAVGSGQIKTGAPARSERVAKYNQLLRIEETLGDAARYAGDLAFPRFSVGDEPLARRAEAGAK; translated from the coding sequence GTGCCCATCATCGAGCAGGTCGGAGCCCGCGAGATTCTCGACTCCCGCGGTAACCCGACGGTCGAGGTCGAAGTGGCCCTGCTGGACGGCACATTCGCCCGTGCCGCGGTGCCCTCGGGCGCATCGACCGGCGAGCACGAGGCGGTGGAGCTGCGCGACGGCGGCAGCCGCTACGGCGGCAAAGGCGTCGAGAAGGCGGTCAATGCGGTGCTCGACGAGATCGCGCCAGCGGTGATCGGGCTGAGCGCCGACGACCAGCGACTGGTCGACCAGGCGCTGGTCGACCTCGACGGCACGCCGGACAAATCGCGTGTCGGCGCCAACGCCATGCTCGGGGTATCGCTCGCGGTGGCCAAGGCAGCGGCGGAGTCCGCCGGGCTGCCGCTGTTCCGCTATGTCGGCGGGCCCAACGCGCACATCCTTCCGGTGCCGATGATGAACATCCTCAACGGCGGCGCCCACGCCGACACCGGCGTCGACGTCCAGGAGTTCATGGTCGCGCCCATCGGTGCGCCTTCGTTCAAGGAGTCGCTGCGCTGGGGCGCCGAGGTGTACCACTCGCTGAAGTCGGTGCTCAAGAAGCAGGGGCTGGCCACCGGCCTCGGCGATGAGGGCGGATTCGCGCCCGACGTCGCCGGCACCAAGGCCGCGCTGGATCTGATCCTCAGCGCCATCGAGGCGACGGGTCTCAAGCCAGGTCCCGAGGTCGCACTGGCGCTTGACGTCGCCGCCACCGAATTCTTCACCGCCGGAACGGGTTACAGCTTCGAGAAGGAGACCCGTACGGCCGAGCAGATGTCCGACTTCTACGCCGGGCTGATCGACTCCTATCCGCTGGTGTCCATCGAGGACCCGCTGTCCGAAGACGACTGGGACGGCTGGGTAGCGCTGACGACGGCCATCGGCGACCGCGTCCAACTCGTCGGCGACGACCTCTTCGTCACCAACCCCGAGCGTCTCGAGGACGGCATCGAAAAGGGTGCGGCCAACGCGCTTTTGGTGAAGGTCAACCAGATCGGCACGTTGACCGAGACGTTGGACGCGGTGGCGCTCGCGCATTCCAGCGGCTACCGCACGATGATGAGCCATCGCAGCGGCGAGACCGAGGACACGACGATCGCCGATCTGGCGGTCGCAGTCGGCAGCGGTCAGATCAAGACCGGTGCGCCCGCCCGCAGCGAGCGGGTGGCCAAATACAACCAGCTGCTGCGCATCGAGGAGACCCTCGGCGACGCCGCCCGCTACGCCGGTGATCTCGCGTTCCCGCGCTTCTCGGTGGGCGATGAGCCGCTTGCGCGAAGAGCAGAGGCAGGAGCCAAATAA